The Henckelia pumila isolate YLH828 unplaced genomic scaffold, ASM3356847v2 CTG_461:::fragment_3, whole genome shotgun sequence genome window below encodes:
- the LOC140872268 gene encoding protein PLANT CADMIUM RESISTANCE 2-like: MELPHPPPEYDQPPAATGIPMPALQVQGGAPSEWSSGLFDCFSDVPNCCLTCWCPCITFGRIVEIVDKGSTSSGASGTWFALVAGVTGCSCIYSRIYRSRMRTQYMLPESPCGDFLVHCCCEACALCQEYRELQHRGFDMSLGWNGNMEKQNNGQGMAAAPFVGGMNR; encoded by the exons ATGGAATTGCCTCACCCACCGCCAGAATACGACCAACCACCGGCGGCAACGGGCATACCTATGCCGGCTCTGCAAGTTCAGGGCGGGGCTCCGAGCGAATGGTCTTCTGGCCTCTTTGATTGCTTCTCTGATGTCCCCAATT GTTGCTTGACATGTTGGTGCCCATGTATCACTTTTGGACGAATTGTTGAGATAGTTGATAAAGGATCCACTT CATCCGGTGCAAGTGGGACTTGGTTCGCCCTAGTAGCAGGTGTCACGGGATGTTCTTGCATATATTCGCGCATTTATCGATCTCGAATGAGAACTCAGTACATGCTGCCGGAGTCCCCATGCGGAGATTTTCTGGTTCATTGTTGTTGCGAAGCATGCGCCCTGTGTCAAGAATATCGAGAGCTTCAACACCGTGGATTCGATATGTCTCTTG GATGGAATGGCAACATGGAGAAACAAAATAATGGACAAGGGATGGCAGCTGCCCCATTTGTCGGAGGAATGAACAGATGA